A stretch of DNA from candidate division TA06 bacterium:
AAACGAGTTCGGAAAGGTATAGTCACCTGAAACTCCCGCCACAAGGTAGGGTTCAGGAATGTGTGAATCCTCATCAGGGTACGTGTATAGCGCCTCTCCGCGAAATCCGCCGCCTCGAATCTGTCCTGCCCAAGCTGTGCCAACCACCGTGCCCCTCCCTCTGCGTCCACCAAGAAAGTGAAGATCGTAGCGCCACCTGTTGATCTTGACCAGGGCCGCTGTAACGCTCTTCTCGAACTCTTCAACCGGAGCTGCCGCGACCTCAACCTTTGAACTGGGACCAGTGTAGTACTGAAACCGCAACCCATCTGTCCCGGGTCTTTCCTCGTTATCGAAGTCAAGGGGAGAATAGGGATTGAACAGGTCAATCGGGTTCCACGCCAGATTAGTTCCCCAGGCAATCCGCTGCCTGCCAGCAGTCACCTGAATCTGGCCAGCATACCAGTCTACCCAGGCCCGATCTATTGTGGTCATGAGAGTCACGTCTTCCTGGTCTATTGGGGTCCACGACCAGTCGAAATATCGAGCTTGGCCAAACTCCGGCACGCCTTCTGCAACGGGCTCAATGCCATCCATTGCTTCATTCTCAATAAGGAGAGCAGCAAGCCATGTCTTCACCTCCAGCGCGCCCGTGAGAGTATAGGTTGGATACCACCTCAGGTTCTGTCTTGCGTGAATAGTGTTGCTCAGCCGCAACCCCGGCTCGACGAGGTGGGGGTCCGTTCTGTGCAAACCCACGAGATCCTTCACATATCCGCGTAGGGTGTATTCATCCCATGAAGCGAAGGCGCGAAAGGAAGCGAGTAGCAGTAAAGAAGCAACCAGGAAAAAGACTCTTCTATTCAGCCTTTGACATTCTCTCATCAGAGAATACTTCTCCGTCTCTCAGTGTCACCACTCTTCTTGCCCGTTCGACCACACGGGCGTCATGTGTCGAGAATATGAAAGTCATATTTCTGGTACGATTCATCTCCTCCATTATGTCGAGCAAATTGCCAGCTGAGGTACTGTCCAGATTTGCGGTCGGTTCATCCGCAAGCACAAACGATGGAAAAGAGGCGAGTGCGCGAGCGACTGCGACCCTTTGCTGCTGGCCACCAGAGAGCTCCCAAGGTCTTCGGTCGATGAACTCGCTCAACCCAACATCTTTTAGTAACTCAACAGCCCTTTCGGTCCGCTCTTTCCTAGGTTTCCCTTGCAGGAGCATTATGAATTCGACATTCTCCTTTGCCGTAAGCACCGGGATTAGATTAAATGCCTGAAACACAAAACCGATGTGATTCAACCGGAATTCTATGAGCGCGTTCTGTCTCATACCGGTGATATCATGTTCATCGATGAAGACTTTGCCTGATGTCGGGCCATCGAGCCCGCCAATTATGTTCATCAGAGTCGTCTTACCTGAACCTGATGGCCCCACGATAGCTGTGAACTCTCCCGGTTCAATGCCAAGATCGACCCCATTCAACGCCCTTACCGGGACTCTGTGTTCGTCGTATATTTTTGTTATCTTCTCAGTCACTATTACGGGCATCGTGCACCTCGCTTCCTGCAATCATTAGTAGGTTCTTATAGCTTTTACTGGATTTATCTTTACCGCCTTGATTGCCGGATAGATGGCAGACAATACTGCAACAACTATGACCAGGAGTAAAAGCTTGGGATACTCAGCCAAGGCCATCTGTGGGTACAATATCTCGCTTGCACCAAAACTGGCCAATCCTTTGGAAACGATCGATAGATCAATACCTGTTCGGCCCAAATATGCTATAGACGCCGCTCCCAGCCCCATGCCGATAATCCCACCTGAAATGGCAAGAAGAACGGTCTCGAGTACTATCATAGCGAAAATTCTTCCATGCTTCATACCAACAGCCATCAAGACACCCAGTTCACGCACACGCTCGAGCACAGCCATAAGCATGATATTGACTATCCCGAAGGCGAGCGAAAGAAGAATGATTATCATGAATATGTATAGATACTGACTCATCGCCTCCTTGGTATATTCCAGTTCAGGTGCCAACTCGCCCCATGTCAATACCTCCAATTGGGGAGACAACCTTTCGAGCTTCCCAGCAAAATCGGGAATACCTTCTGAATCCCGTGCCATTATCGCTATTTCGTGAATCCGACCGCCAAGTCCAAGAATCCTATCGATGTCTGCCTTCTTGACGAACACGGCGCTTCCATCGAAGACCGACGATGGGGTTTTGTATATCCCCACGACGCGGAAAGCCCCCGCTGTGATATCTCCGTCGAGCGCCTGTGCGGTCAACACGATCTTAGCACCTAACTTAGTCTTAAGCTTCTCTGCCAGTTTGGCGCCGATGACCGCGGGGTTCTGCTTGTCGGTTTCAAAATAGGTCCCGTGGGTGAGCATCTCGTGGATCCTTGTGACGCTGTGCTCATCTTCCGGCACAACCCCATGAATCATGACGCCAGTTCCTGTAACTGGAGACGCGGCCATTGCCGTTACCTTCACTCGGCCGACGGCTGCTTCGACCTCCTGCATCTGGCGAATCTTTCCGAGCAACTCACTGCCGGAAGGAATGGTCTTATTGATCTCCTTGTCAGCATAGAATCCCTTTTTGAAAAGCTGTACGTGCGAGAGGCGAGTTTCTATGGCTGATTCAATCATCTGCTCACCCATGCCCAGGTTGAGCGACATGTACAACAACCCACCCCACAACCCGAAGGCTACGGCGCAGATGATCACACTGCTGCGCTTCTTATTACGCCAGGCATTCCTCCACGCAATTGACCAGAGCGTGTTTGCCTCCCTTCTATCCGGTCTTCAGAGCGTTCACTGGTCTCAGCCTGAGGGTTCGGACCATGGGGTAGATTGTGGCAAGGATTGCGACAACGAACACCGCCAATGCCTGAACACAGAAGATCATTGGATCCAGCGAAAAGGGCATGATGGGTTCATAGCCATAACTCAACATAACCTCTTTCATCCTCCCACTAAACACAATAGGATGGTAATACATGTAAACCAACAGTGGAATACCAAGCGCTATTCCTGTGGCAACGGCTATAAGCGAGAGCATTGTACTTTCGAGGAAGAGAATGAAAGACAGCTGCATTCGCTTCAAGCCAATGGCGATGAGCATACCAAACTCGCGTGTCCGCTCCAGGGTCATCATCAATACGGTTCCCAGAATACCAAAGCCGATGATCATGTATATGATCCACAGCATGATTATCCCACCAGCATTGTCAGCTTCTATCATCTGGACCAGCTCTGGCAGCATTTCATCCCACGACATCACCTCATATGCTTCATCGAATCTTTTCTTCAGTTCGGACACTACCGCCGAGAGATGTTTCTGATTGTCTATCATTATTGCAATGGCAGTCACCCTGCCGTAAGCCCCATACAGGAACTGCGTTTCCTTAAGAGACAGATAACTCATGGTTGAATTCAGGTCTGGAGAAGGGAAAGTAACAATTCCTGTTACCGGGTATTTTCCTGCGGCTGTCACCCCATGATACCCCTGACCTAGAAGTACGACAGTATCCCCAGTGCCGACACCCAGCCGCTTTGCCATTCCCTCGGCCAGCAGTATTCCGGGATCATCCGCTGTCAGGTACTCGCCTTCGGTGACCTTTCTGCTCAGAGCCGTGATCCGGTCTTCACTCACCGGGTTGATGCCGATGACTATAGCTCCGGCCGTGTGCTCTCCCGAAGATACAAGGGCGAAGGATTCCAGTCTTGGAGTCACTGCGGTCGTGTTCTTCGTTTGTTCAGCTACCCATGCCAGTGAATCAGAGTAGATGAAACTCTCATCTGGCGTCTGCTTCTCCCAGTATCCTGCTGAATGGATCTGTACGTAACCGGTGTAGAAAGAGACCACGTTATCTATCATCTTCGCATACGAGCCAAGCTGCATTGACCGAGTGAAAAGCGCAATAATTACCGCGAACACGATAGACGCTATGGTAATCCAGCTCCTTCTCTTGTTTCTCCAGATATTCCGCCACGCCAATGTTAAGTACATGCCCATCCTCTACCTGATCCTCTTCATGTTTTGCTCAGAGAAGAACGTTTGCGGAATTGGAATGTCAAACTCAACCGAGCGATATTCAAGAATTGTCTTGTGCCCTTCCTCGTCCACAGGAATCATCTCCATAAGAGTCGGAATCACTCTTCCTCCCATGTCTTTGATCTGCGACATCTCGAGTATGTTGATAAGCTCGTCGTCTTCGTCATAAAATTCACCTCTGAGTTGCATGTAGTCTTCTTTGGTGATCCAAATCATCACTTTTCCCCAGACCACAGGAGCTTCCGGTTTCGGCGTCGCTTCTATCACATAGCAATCACGACCATCGATAATCGAATCACCAACAATCTCATGCGTGTAATCATTGACTATTGAGGATTCTCTGACCAGGTCGTCGTTCGTGAAATCAGATCCCATCCAGGACTGCATCATCATGGAAGGCGGTATCTTGATTACACGTTCAACCGAAGGGAGCCAATTCCATATTTCATTCTTCCTCTTTAAGAAAGTCATCCCTTTATCGCGGTCCGGGTAGGTTATCAGTATAAGCGCATAGTCCTCCCCTCTGGACCAGGTCTTCATCCTCACTTCCCGCGACCAATCAGGCCTCACTATTGTCATGGACATCTCGGTTTTCGCCGTCTCACCGCGAAACTTCTTGTCCGCCAGCTCAACAATATCCTTTGCATCCCGTTCTGAGGTTTGACCGACCACGGAAGAGACACATAGAAAGAACACACTCAGTGCCATAAATCCAATCCTTTTCATCGCTTCCCACCCATTCTTGGTAAACCACTCATTGCCGTTCACGAATTGCTCGCGAAATTCCTTCAAAGAAATCCTTGTCCACCACTTCGATGGACCCCTTCGGGGCACCGAGAATTCCTTCTAGAGCCTTCAAATATAAGGTGATTCGCTGTTCCATCACAGCCATGTTCTCAGGTTTGTCCTCCAGTTCCAGGAGCGACTTAACCTGCATCTCGCCCACACTGTTACCCATATGGAGGATAAACATTGCCGCTTCTTCAGGGTCAGCAACGTCGAAGACCCCTTCCTCGACCCCCTGGGCAATGATGTTCGCCAAGGGAGGTGCGACCAGAGCCGTGGTCCTCATATTCATCTTATGTCGAATGATTATGTTCTCATCGCGGTAGAGGATCCGAGCCACTTCTATTAGTACGCCGATATTCGCAAGTTTCCAACGCCAAGAGGCGGCGAAGAATCGGTTGAGCCTCTCGAGGGGCGAAACCGAATCATCCTGCAGCGATGCCGCGATTTGATCAAAACCTTCCTTGGTCATGCGCTCAACCACTGCATTCAGAACTTCCTCTTTCGAAGAGAAGTAGTGGTAGAATGTTCCCTTGGACACCCTGGCCTTGTCGATGATCGCCTGGACAGGAGTCGCGTCGTAGCCGTTTTTGGCAAAGAGCTCCCAAGCAGCCCCGATCAGCAGCACCTTGGTATCCCGGTGGTCTTCCGTCCTTTCTTCCATCATTTGCTCCCGAATTTTCACTCTGGACATACCGACCGTCAGTCTAGACCGACCGTCGGTATATATAACACCGATTCTCCGTTTTGTCAACCCCCCGGACCAAAAAAACCGAGAATAGAAAACGAAATAGTGTCACTTGGCCTGTACTATGGGCCATGTGGCATCCTCGTAAGGAGTAGAGGTCAAATGGCCTGAATATGATTTTCCACCTGACAGCGATGCACCCATCTTGCATATTTGGTTCGTTGGGTATCCAAAATGGCTGCCATTTTGGATAACACACTATCGAAAAATACAAACCTAATGTCGGGCTCGGTGCCCCCTCCTTCGCTCTGGCAAGCTCCGAAGGACACGCTCCGAATACTCGAAGGATCCATGACTTGACACTTTGACAGTTTCTAGCGGCACTGATCTCGCGGTGCGCTCTGGCTCTTCGTAGAGGTATCCTCAGGAGGTATAGGCTCTCAAGGACTGACTCTTTCTAAGATTCGACGTTCGCGAGCGCCTAAAACCCTCTAAAAGGTAATCCCATGGCTATCGCCACGTGGGACGAGTTCCGCAACTGGCTTTTCACTGAAGACGCCAGAATTTTCCTCGGTCAACTGAAAGAACTCTTCCTCGCCCTTCACGTCTAACCTCCTGCGGATTCGGAGTAGCCGCTTGTCCTTCGCACTCGGCTTCGCCAAGCATAAACTCCGCCGAAGGGAGCTTGCGCCTCAATACCCTCGGGACTCAAGGCATATGGCTTGGGGAGTGCCGAGTAGGCCGAGGCGCTCGGCGCCATCGGCAGAAAGAGGAGGAAAAAGGCTTGCATTCTTTGTCTTTATATAATATTGTAGTTAGTGCCAAGAAATGGAACCAAATACAAGAGAATATAAAGGCGGTCTGACCGACAGAGAATCCTTTCTCATCTCTACCCTGGCCCGCCAGGACAAGGCGGTGTTCAGTATCGAGGACGCAAGGGCGGTAATGGGAGAGAACGCCAAGAAAGTGATGCACTCTCTCATTCAGAAGAAGTGGGTCCTGCCTCTTAGGAGAGGTTTGTACGCCATCGTTCCGCTGGATATGGGTGTCAGGGGCGCAGACAGCTTCGCGCTTCACAACTTCGTCATTGGGTCGCTTTTGGTGGACCCCTACTACATTGGTTTCTGGTCTGCGCTCAACTATCACGGGCTATCAAGTCAGATACCCAAGACCACATTCGTAGCCTCCACACAAGCCAAGAAACCAATTGACGTGACCGGCTCCAGATACTACTTCGTGAAGCTCTCCAACAGGAAATTCTTCGGATTCTCTGAGATTGAGATAGACTCAAGGAAAGTGAATATCTCCACAATAGAGAAGACTGTGACAGATTGCCTTGACCATCCAGAGCATAGTGGCGGGATTGATGAGGTGGCCAGGTCCATCTTCTTTTCATACAAGGAGCTGGAAATGGGCACGATAAAAGAACACGCGCTGAAGATGGGGAACATGACGATTCTCAAGAGACTGGGATACATTCTCGATGTCACTGGTTTGCTGGGCTCCTTCAGTCACCTCTTTACAGGGGTCAAGCTCTCCGCTGGATATCCTCCCCTTGACCTTCTGTCGCCCAGAAGAGGCAGATACGATTCGAAATGGGGGCTGATGGTGAACTGCGAGATCGACAAGGAAGGTTGGATGTATTGATTGATAGGAGAGATCTTCTCGAAACAGCCAGGGAGAAGAATCTGCCCATCACGATCATTGAGAAGGATTATGTCCTGGGCTGGCTGTTGTTCGGATTCTCGGGAGTCACCGATCTCGTACTCAAAGGCGGGACCGCTCTTTCGAAGTTCTACTTTCCTCAGATCTGGAGGCTGTCCGAAGACCTGGACTTCGTATTCCTTGGTACCGATTTCAAAAAGGTCGTAACTGTCCTCGACAAAGTATTCGAATCAGTCCACGAGAACAGCGGAATCAATTTCAGGCTAAAGAGCGAGTACTCCAATCCGGAATACCTGCAACTGAAGATACAATACGACGCGGTCATCGGAAAGAACTGGGCCAAGGTGGACGTAACCAGAGAGAAGCCCATTGACCGAGTTGTAGAGAAAGAACTGCAAAGAGTGTATTCAGACTATCCTGGCTTCAGCACAAAACTGGAAACAGTGGAGGAGATTCTTGCGCAAAAACTGAGAGCCATTTTGGAGAGGCAAAAGTGCAGAGACTACTACGATGTCTGGAAGCTCTTGGAGCTGGAAATAGATCTCCAGCACGTCAGGACGTTGTTTGAAAGGAAATGCGAGTTCAAAGACATAGAGTTCGCGGGATCTCACCAATTCTTCCCTGCAGACATCCTTGAGGTTCTTCGACCCTATTGGGAACGCGAACTCGGAAGATTGCTCCAACCGCTGCCCAGTCTGGAAACGGTTGTCTCGGAGTTGAAAAAGAAGCTACAGAGCGTAATGGTATGACTATCTTCCTCAGCTTCCGATTGTCAGTGATGGCGTGTCTGTGTCCCCTGGCTGAGTGCCAGTGACATCGAAACACCGTTGACTCATGCCCCACGATGCCATAGAATTCTTTCTGGGAAGTGACGATTCTGTCGTCTTTGAGGAGAAAAATGCGAAGCCAGCCGTAGTCATTCGAGACGTAGGCTGGTCAAAGTGTCAAGCACCGAGGTTTGTCCCCATGGCTATTTTGCCAAAATGTCAAGCACCGTCCCCAAATCAAAATCAGATGCAAGTGGCGTCTGTTGCCGTGCCAGTCCTTTACGCGATCCGGTCTCTTGATGTCACGCACCAGACCAATGCTCTCAAGCTGCTTGAGTAGACTGTGGACCCTTTCTTCAAGTTCGGGGCCGCGTTCTCGGTTGCGCTTGCTGGTTTTGGGCATTGAATGACGACCTGTCACGGGAAACCGGTGAAGCTCTTAGGGAGCCGCATAACGGCTCGCGCGTCAGCGGCTACAGTCCGCTGAACGCGCTGGTTAGGCTTTCCTTTCTTGTGGTTGAGCCGGATTCTTATCCCGCAAGAAATCCATCCTCATCAGATGATCGCAACCCTCCAGAATCTCGCCGGTGTAAACGAAACCTAGTTTCTGGTAGAAAGAGCCTGCGTCGCCATCATTCTTGAGGTGGCTGGTCACAAGTTCCTTCGCATTCCCTGAAGCCTTGATGCGCTCGACCAGCAACTCGACAGCCCGGAAGCCATACCCCTTACCCTGATGCTTCGCGTCAATCATCAGTCGCCATAGAAAGTATTCACCTTGAGCCGGCGCCTCTGATGTCATGAGAAACCCAACAGGGATTTCGTTCGCGTAAATGGCTCGCATCCATACGGGGTCATCATCGGCAGGATAGTGCCCTTCGGCGATGGAATACCCATTGGAACGTGGATAGACCTTCTTCTGCTCCTCGGTCACGCGAAGCCGGAGGATTGCCTTGATATTCTTGCTCGTGATCTCCTGCAAACTGACCGCTACAATCTCGTTTTTGGCGTTCTCATCTGCCATAGATTCTCCTTCTTGATGCCTAGCAATGTTTATATGGTTTCTTCATAACACCTATGGGCCGCAAAATCGCGGCATAACATCCCGTAGCCTGAAACGGCATAAGCTGTTGAATTGCAGGCGATTAGACAGCCTGTAGCCCTTAGGGAGGAGTAATATATGGTTTTTGTATAAGAC
This window harbors:
- a CDS encoding nucleotidyl transferase AbiEii/AbiGii toxin family protein translates to MGADGELRDRQGRLDVLIDRRDLLETAREKNLPITIIEKDYVLGWLLFGFSGVTDLVLKGGTALSKFYFPQIWRLSEDLDFVFLGTDFKKVVTVLDKVFESVHENSGINFRLKSEYSNPEYLQLKIQYDAVIGKNWAKVDVTREKPIDRVVEKELQRVYSDYPGFSTKLETVEEILAQKLRAILERQKCRDYYDVWKLLELEIDLQHVRTLFERKCEFKDIEFAGSHQFFPADILEVLRPYWERELGRLLQPLPSLETVVSELKKKLQSVMV
- a CDS encoding ABC transporter permease produces the protein MGMYLTLAWRNIWRNKRRSWITIASIVFAVIIALFTRSMQLGSYAKMIDNVVSFYTGYVQIHSAGYWEKQTPDESFIYSDSLAWVAEQTKNTTAVTPRLESFALVSSGEHTAGAIVIGINPVSEDRITALSRKVTEGEYLTADDPGILLAEGMAKRLGVGTGDTVVLLGQGYHGVTAAGKYPVTGIVTFPSPDLNSTMSYLSLKETQFLYGAYGRVTAIAIMIDNQKHLSAVVSELKKRFDEAYEVMSWDEMLPELVQMIEADNAGGIIMLWIIYMIIGFGILGTVLMMTLERTREFGMLIAIGLKRMQLSFILFLESTMLSLIAVATGIALGIPLLVYMYYHPIVFSGRMKEVMLSYGYEPIMPFSLDPMIFCVQALAVFVVAILATIYPMVRTLRLRPVNALKTG
- a CDS encoding ABC transporter permease produces the protein MIICAVAFGLWGGLLYMSLNLGMGEQMIESAIETRLSHVQLFKKGFYADKEINKTIPSGSELLGKIRQMQEVEAAVGRVKVTAMAASPVTGTGVMIHGVVPEDEHSVTRIHEMLTHGTYFETDKQNPAVIGAKLAEKLKTKLGAKIVLTAQALDGDITAGAFRVVGIYKTPSSVFDGSAVFVKKADIDRILGLGGRIHEIAIMARDSEGIPDFAGKLERLSPQLEVLTWGELAPELEYTKEAMSQYLYIFMIIILLSLAFGIVNIMLMAVLERVRELGVLMAVGMKHGRIFAMIVLETVLLAISGGIIGMGLGAASIAYLGRTGIDLSIVSKGLASFGASEILYPQMALAEYPKLLLLVIVVAVLSAIYPAIKAVKINPVKAIRTY
- a CDS encoding ABC transporter ATP-binding protein, translating into MPVIVTEKITKIYDEHRVPVRALNGVDLGIEPGEFTAIVGPSGSGKTTLMNIIGGLDGPTSGKVFIDEHDITGMRQNALIEFRLNHIGFVFQAFNLIPVLTAKENVEFIMLLQGKPRKERTERAVELLKDVGLSEFIDRRPWELSGGQQQRVAVARALASFPSFVLADEPTANLDSTSAGNLLDIMEEMNRTRNMTFIFSTHDARVVERARRVVTLRDGEVFSDERMSKAE
- a CDS encoding GNAT family N-acetyltransferase encodes the protein MADENAKNEIVAVSLQEITSKNIKAILRLRVTEEQKKVYPRSNGYSIAEGHYPADDDPVWMRAIYANEIPVGFLMTSEAPAQGEYFLWRLMIDAKHQGKGYGFRAVELLVERIKASGNAKELVTSHLKNDGDAGSFYQKLGFVYTGEILEGCDHLMRMDFLRDKNPAQPQERKA
- a CDS encoding TetR/AcrR family transcriptional regulator produces the protein MTKRRIGVIYTDGRSRLTVGMSRVKIREQMMEERTEDHRDTKVLLIGAAWELFAKNGYDATPVQAIIDKARVSKGTFYHYFSSKEEVLNAVVERMTKEGFDQIAASLQDDSVSPLERLNRFFAASWRWKLANIGVLIEVARILYRDENIIIRHKMNMRTTALVAPPLANIIAQGVEEGVFDVADPEEAAMFILHMGNSVGEMQVKSLLELEDKPENMAVMEQRITLYLKALEGILGAPKGSIEVVDKDFFEGISRAIRERQ
- a CDS encoding outer membrane lipoprotein-sorting protein is translated as MKRIGFMALSVFFLCVSSVVGQTSERDAKDIVELADKKFRGETAKTEMSMTIVRPDWSREVRMKTWSRGEDYALILITYPDRDKGMTFLKRKNEIWNWLPSVERVIKIPPSMMMQSWMGSDFTNDDLVRESSIVNDYTHEIVGDSIIDGRDCYVIEATPKPEAPVVWGKVMIWITKEDYMQLRGEFYDEDDELINILEMSQIKDMGGRVIPTLMEMIPVDEEGHKTILEYRSVEFDIPIPQTFFSEQNMKRIR